From the genome of Halobacteriovorax marinus SJ:
GACAAGAGGGAGTAGCGCTAACTACTCCCTCTATATACAAGGAAGAAAGGAAGAAAAAGGTTAGACCTTTTACAACTTTTTAGAATTTGTCTTTATTCATCTCAATCTGTTTCTCTAATAAAATCTTCTCAAGACGATTATTTAATTCTTCATTAACAATCATTTTTGATTCCAAAACGTCTTTGTCATCTAGACTTGAGTTCTCGGCAGATGAAGAAAAACTTAGTGTACTAAGAAATAAGAAAAATAAAATAATGAGATGACGTTTGTAAGGCATAATCAATCTCCTGTTACTCTTACAAGATTAATAATGCCTTACTATGATTTTCTTTGTGTCAGTTGAATGTAAAGTAATGGTGATTATTGGATTAACTCAGCAAATACTTTACCGTCTTTGTATTCTTTTAAATAGACGCTTCTGATCTGGTTTTTTAGTTCAAGCTCAGTTTCGACGTAAACTTTAACATAGTTAGTAGTGTAACCTGTATAGAGTCCGTCTTTAGTTCTTCTTTCAAAAAGTACTTCACTCTGTGAACCAACTTGATCTTCAGAGAAGAGTGCTAGCTTCGCTTCTCCTAAGTGAAGAAGAGACTTAACTCTTTCCTTCTTAGTCGCGCTATGAATATGGTTATCCATTCTACCGGCTGTCGTTCCCTTTCTTTTAGAGTATGGGAAGACGTGGAAGTGTGTAATAGGAAGCTCTTTAACGAGATTATAAGTATTCTCAAATTGCTCTTTTGTCTCACCAGGAAAACCACAAATAATATCTGCACCAATTCCTGCATTAGGGAAGGCCGTAATGATCTTATTTATTACTTTCTTGTAGTCTGCAACAGTGTACTTACGTCTCATATTTTTTAAGATCTCATCATCTCCCGACTGTAGAGGAATATGAAAGTGATCTTTGAATTTTGGAGAGCTTTTAAATACTTCTAGTAACTCATCTGTAATTGTATTGGGTTCAACACTAGATAGGCGTAGTCTCTCTAGTCCTTCAAGGTCTAGTAGAGCTTTAACCATGTCTGTGAGCTTTTCACCTGATGATGTTTCATACTCACCGATATTAACACCAGTGAGAACAATTTCTTTAAAGCCATCTTCTATAAGTTTCTTCGCGTTTTCTAGAGCGCCATTTATACTAATGGCCTTAGACCTTCCACGAGCAAATGGAATAATACAAAATGAGCAAACATAGTTACAGCCATCTTGAATTTTTAAGAAAGCTCTCGTATGTGAATCAGCCGTTGTCGTTGCGGCTCCATAAAAGTCAGTTGTTTTGTCTACGTGAATTGCGGTTGTGTCTTCTTCATTTAAATATTCAAAGACTTTATATTTTTCAGATGTACCAAGAACGAGATCTACTCCTTGCATATTAGCAATTGTCTCTGGCTCCATTTGTGCGTAACAACCGGCCACAACAATTTTTCCCTCTGGAGAAGATTTGTGGGCCTTTCTAATTAGGTTTCTACAAGTTGAGTCTGCTGCATCTGTAACTGTACATGTATTGACGAAGATAACATCGGCCTTCTCTCCAAACTCTACAATTTCATAACCTCTGTCTGTAAAACCTTTGGCCACAGATCCAGTTTCTGAAAAATTGAGGCGACAACCTAGAGTGTGTAGGGCAACTTTTTTTGTTGGATTTTCTTTAGTATTTTCCACTTCTTAAACCTATTTTACGTATTTCATGCACAACATAATTAATGACGCGCTTTCAGACAAGTGGCAAAGTATATTTTTTATATAAATTACTCAATTTATCTAACTTTTTATTTGACAGAAAAGCCGTAAATCTTTATTCTCATTTTCACGTTCAAAGATGAATTTATGGTCTCTTAGCTCAGTTGGTTAGAGCATCTCCCTTTTAAGGAGAGGGTCCTGCGTTCGAGTCGCAGAGAGATCACCATTTTTATTTTTAATGTGCTCCCATCGTCTAGCCTGGTCTAGGACACCGCCTTTTCACGGCGGTAACAGGGGTTCGAATCCCCTTGGGAGTACCATTAAAAAGCTAAAAAAGCCCAGACTGCGATCTGGGCTTTTTTGTGTCTTCTTTTTCTGCTACAACTAATTTTTACTTTTTAGGAGTTCACATGGCCAAGAGTTGCTGCGAAAGCAAGAGTACAGAATTAGATCAACTGCGTGAGAAGCAGAGAAATGTTCTCGTCATTGTTTTAATTATCAATTTTGTGATGTTCTTGATTGAATTTAGTTATGGAATTCTTTCAAAGTCTACAGCGCTTTTATCAGACTCTCTAGATATGCTCGGAGACGCTACTGTTTATGCATTTAGTTTATATGTTATTAATAAGGGCCTTAGATGGAAGGCCAAGGCCGCTCTGTTAAAAGGTCTGATCATTACTCTCTTTGGTCTTTATGTACTCGGAGAGGCCACGTACAAGGCCTTAAATGACGTTTTACCAGCGGCACAGACTATGGGGGTTGTTGGTGTATTGGCGTTGATTGCAAATAGCGCATGCCTTGCTCTTTTATTAAAGCATAGAGAAGATGACATTAATATGAAGTCCACTTGGATTTGTTCGCGCAATGATATCGTTGCAAACACTGGAGTACTTATTGCTGCGGCCCTCGTGTATTACTTTCAGAGTAAGTGGCCCGATATAATTGTGGGATTAATCATTGCTCTAGTATTTTTAAAGTCAGCATTTTCCATTCTTTCAGAATCAATATCTGTGTACAGAGATAGTAATAATGATAGGGAAGAAAATAGATAGTATTTAAAAAGTAAATGTTGCAAAATATACAATTGACTTTTTCGTGCTAAAAAAATATAAATGCCTTTCAAAAATAACTATGGTCTCTTAGCTCAGTTGGTTAGAGCATCTCCCTTTTAAGGAGAGGGTCCTGCGTTCGAGTCGCAGAGAGATCACCATTTTTATTTTTTAATGTGCTCCCATCGTCTAGCCTGGTCTAGGACACCGCCTTTTCACGGCGGTAACAGGGGTTCGAATCCCCTTGGGAGTACCATTAAAAAGCTAAAAAAGCCCAGACTGAGATCTGGGCTTTTTTGTGTCTAAATTTTTCGCTTTCTAAGCCTCTGCTTATATAATTATAAAGCAATATTTATATATTTTTTATTGATTTGCTTTGTTGCAAGTTAACTTCTAGGTGATCAATTATCCATAAAAATATCCATAAATATCCCAAAGAGATTGGTTATTTGGATATTTATGGATATAATTGTGGATAAGAGGTAAAAATGGAAATATGGCAAAAAAGTGTTCAAATAACACCTAAAATTCTCAAACTTATAGCTGAGATTGATGAATTTAAAGGCTCGTGGTCTGCGCTTGGCCAGCTAGCTCCGGACAAACTTATGAGCCTAAAAAAAGTGGCCACTATTGAGTCTGTCGCTTCATCTACTAGAATCGAAGGCGTTAAATTAAGTGACTCAGAAGTAAGGGCCCTCCTATCTGGTCTTGATGTGAATTCATTTAAAAGTCGTGATGAAGAGGAGGTAGGAGGCTATGCAGAAGTAATGAATCTTATCTTTGAAAGCAGTTCAGAACTTATCCCAAATGAAAATATCATTAAACAACTTCATCAAGAGTTACTTAAATTTAGCTCAAAAGACATTCGTCACAGAGGCGAATATAAAAAACTTAATAACCATGTTGAGGCTTTTGCTCCAGACGGAAAAAGTCTCGGAATTATTTTTCAAACTTCACCTCCGCTTGAAACTCCTTACAAGATGGAATCTCTATCTGACTGGCTTTCTAACTCAACGAGTGAACCTGAAATACATATCTTAATTACCATCGCAATTTTTACAGTAAGTTTTTTGGCAATTCATCCTTTTCAAGATGGTAATGGAAGATTGTCGCGAGCACTTACAAGTCTCCTTCTCTTAAGGGCGGGTTATGACTACACTCCTTACTCTTCTTTGGAGAGAGTTATAGAAGAGAACAAAGATTTATATTATTTGAAACTTAGAGAAGCGCAAACAGAAAATGGAGATAGTGCTAACGGCCTTATTAGTTGGATTACTTTCTTTCTTGAATGTCTTGTCAAGCAGAAGGACTCTCTTAAAAGAAAAGTTGAAAAAGAAAATATTTTAAAATCACTACCAAAACTTTCTGAACAAATACTTATTCATCTTAAAGAACATGAAAAACTATCTATTAGCGATATTGTTAAACTTACTGGAGCTAATAGAAACACGGTTAAATCACACGTTTTTAGCCTTGTGGAAGACAATGAAATTCAAAAAGGTGGGCAAGGTAAAGGAACATATTATTACAAATAAATTACCGATCTTTGATTTGATAACAGGTCAATTTAAAATTCTTTATTTGAGCATTAAGATCTTAAGCAATAAAATTTTTCAGTAGTAAGAATGAGCATCAGGCTAATGGCCAGAAGAGGTAGAAAGTAGCAAAGAATTGCTATGGTACTAGCTATGAGAAGCTTATTTGCCATAGGCTGGCGTTTGAATATCTCGATTAAGCTATTATTGGGAGCAAATAATTTCTTCGCCTTCAGTCTTCTAAAGTAGATTTTATAGCCAGAGATAATCAGATAGATGATAGCGCAACCAAAAAGCGTAAGAAGAATTTGATTGAAGACACCAAATAGATTGCCCATGTGAAAGTCTATTCCATAGCGTGTGAGTTTTGCCATGAGATTAAAGTCTTTGAAGTAGGCGCTATCTAATACTTCAAAACTTTGCGGATGAATGGTTATACTATCAACCTTGGGTGGAAACTTCCTTTCGATCTCTCTTATAAACCAAGCGCTCGTATTATTCTTTGGAGGAACAATTTCAATAAAGGCAGAGTCTATCCCGTTTCTCTTTGAGATTTCGAAAACTTTATCGAGACTATGAGCTATATTTAAATCTTGTGTTGGAGAGATGAGTCTCTTGGGCGAGGGCGTGTGCCAGCTAAGACTTTTTCTAATCGTTGAGATTGTTGAGCCTGCCCACTTGGACCAAGTGAGTCCAGTTATTGAGAGAAAAATGAGTGCAAATAGTGAGAAAAGCCCAATGAAGACATGGCGTCTTAATAGTTTTCCTGCCATCGATTTCTTATATTTTATGAGAAAGAGAAAGAAGCCACTAAGACCACTAATCCACATCCAGCTGGCAGCTAATTCACTATACCAGCGTCCCCAATCACCAAGCATTAGATCTCTGTGGAAATAATCTATTTTCATTCTAAGTGGTAAGACTCCACTGGTTCCATAAGTGCCAAGTTCCCCTAGAATAGTAAGTTCATAGGGATTGATGAAAAGAGTATGAAACTCACTAGAGCGAAGTTTATCGCTCTTAAAGAGGACCCTTGTGCTAGTACTTTCTCTTAGTGAAGGTCTTATACTATAGAGTTTTAAGCCTCTCCCTTTAGCCGAACTTAGTGCGATGGCCAATTGCTCATCAAGAGACTTTTTCACCTTAGAGTTTGAATCGACGATTAGAAGATCTCGATAGATATAGCTCTCGATTTGAGGTGTCAGAATGTAGAGCACACCTGTGAGAGTTGCCAACAAAATAAAGGGAGCTATAAAGATTCCAATATAGAGGTGAAGTTTTAAAATGAAAGGTGTTATACTTTTAAGAGATAAATGTTTTTTCATTGAATGAAATTATACGAAGAGAATTCGTGAGTAAACGCAGTAAATTGTTGCAGGTGAGAGATGAGAGTATTGATTATATTGATGATTTTATTTAGTTCTTCTAACTTATTGGCCTTTGAGGATAAGAGCTTTAGAGTTAGTGAAGAGATTTTTAATAATTCTCACTTAGAGTTTACTGCTCACACTAATGATGGTCCTTTTGGAAGTTATCTATCAATGGATATTCAATATGCTCCTGTTAAGAAGCTATGGAAAGAGTTAGAGGATCGCTCAGGCTTAAAGCTCAAAAATAGAGGAGAGGCCCATATCACTATTGTGACACCTGTAGAGTATTATAGAGTATTGAAAGAAAAGATTGATATTAGGGAGATTAATGAAATTGCCAAGAAAGCGAAAATGCAAAGTATGGATTTTCAAATAGAGTGTCTTGGGAAGTTTGAAAAAGTCCTTGATAAGAAAAATGAAGGAACTTACTTCATAGTAATAAACTCTAAAGAGATCCTATCACTTAGAAAGAATATAGAGAAAATTTATCTAAGTAGGGGAGGTGACCCTAAGAAGTTCCAGGCCTCCAACTTCTATGGACATATTACAGTAGGTTTTACAAAAAGAGACTTACATGAAAGTGATGGCGCTTTCAAAGATAAACGCAGCTGTTTTGCATCAATAACTCACTAGAGTTATTTTACCTCTTCATATTCTTTGATTATTTTAGAATCTAGCTCTAAGAAGTCAGTATAAGCAGTTTGATCTTTTTCACAAAAGAGTACTCTATACTTCTCTGAGGCAAGTTGGTGCGTGATTGATCTGCACACTTTTCCTTTAAATTCTATTTTTCTAACTGATTGGATCTCAGAGTGTTTCGAGCAACCACTTATTTCGTGGGGAATAACTTTGTCTGAGAAGGAATTAACTTTGATCATTGTTCTATTAGATAACCCTCTTCGTAAATTTTTTGCAAAGAAGCCATCACCTTTAAAATTCTGAGTGTAGCTTCCTTCAAGTGAGCTCGCATAGGCCTTAGATGTAAGGCTCGCGGCACTTATGACTCCAAGAGAGTTTGGTGAATCTTTTTGTTGTTGTATGGCCTCGTGGATGGCGGCAATACATTGGCCTTTTGTGTTTTCCTTTACAATTCCAACTGTATTATCACTTCCAAATTGAATATTGGAGGCGTTGTTAATAAGTCGGTTTGCTCCAGGGTGAGACTTTAGAAAATCAAAGAAAGACGCCTGAGTGGAAAGAGTAGATAGGGCGGCAGTTAAGATAATAAGTCTCTTCATATAGTGTTCTCCTTTTAAGAATGGAGACATTCTATATGAAATCGGTGCAAAGAGGGGGAGGAAGTAATTTTTTACAAGAGGGTGTCATAGATTTTGACACCCTTTAAGTTGTTGTAATTATTATTTTTAGAACCTGTATGTGGCCTTCACCCCATATGTTCTTGGCTGACCAGGAGAAGAGACTTCTTTATCGAAAGCGGAGTAGTAATAGGCCTGACTTTCGTAGAGCTTATCAAAGAGATTATTAACGTAAGTAGTAATCGTATAAGACTCTTTCTCAAATGAGA
Proteins encoded in this window:
- the mtaB gene encoding tRNA (N(6)-L-threonylcarbamoyladenosine(37)-C(2))-methylthiotransferase MtaB; amino-acid sequence: MENTKENPTKKVALHTLGCRLNFSETGSVAKGFTDRGYEIVEFGEKADVIFVNTCTVTDAADSTCRNLIRKAHKSSPEGKIVVAGCYAQMEPETIANMQGVDLVLGTSEKYKVFEYLNEEDTTAIHVDKTTDFYGAATTTADSHTRAFLKIQDGCNYVCSFCIIPFARGRSKAISINGALENAKKLIEDGFKEIVLTGVNIGEYETSSGEKLTDMVKALLDLEGLERLRLSSVEPNTITDELLEVFKSSPKFKDHFHIPLQSGDDEILKNMRRKYTVADYKKVINKIITAFPNAGIGADIICGFPGETKEQFENTYNLVKELPITHFHVFPYSKRKGTTAGRMDNHIHSATKKERVKSLLHLGEAKLALFSEDQVGSQSEVLFERRTKDGLYTGYTTNYVKVYVETELELKNQIRSVYLKEYKDGKVFAELIQ
- a CDS encoding cation diffusion facilitator family transporter, which produces MAKSCCESKSTELDQLREKQRNVLVIVLIINFVMFLIEFSYGILSKSTALLSDSLDMLGDATVYAFSLYVINKGLRWKAKAALLKGLIITLFGLYVLGEATYKALNDVLPAAQTMGVVGVLALIANSACLALLLKHREDDINMKSTWICSRNDIVANTGVLIAAALVYYFQSKWPDIIVGLIIALVFLKSAFSILSESISVYRDSNNDREENR
- a CDS encoding Fic family protein, whose amino-acid sequence is MEIWQKSVQITPKILKLIAEIDEFKGSWSALGQLAPDKLMSLKKVATIESVASSTRIEGVKLSDSEVRALLSGLDVNSFKSRDEEEVGGYAEVMNLIFESSSELIPNENIIKQLHQELLKFSSKDIRHRGEYKKLNNHVEAFAPDGKSLGIIFQTSPPLETPYKMESLSDWLSNSTSEPEIHILITIAIFTVSFLAIHPFQDGNGRLSRALTSLLLLRAGYDYTPYSSLERVIEENKDLYYLKLREAQTENGDSANGLISWITFFLECLVKQKDSLKRKVEKENILKSLPKLSEQILIHLKEHEKLSISDIVKLTGANRNTVKSHVFSLVEDNEIQKGGQGKGTYYYK
- a CDS encoding PepSY-associated TM helix domain-containing protein, with the protein product MKKHLSLKSITPFILKLHLYIGIFIAPFILLATLTGVLYILTPQIESYIYRDLLIVDSNSKVKKSLDEQLAIALSSAKGRGLKLYSIRPSLRESTSTRVLFKSDKLRSSEFHTLFINPYELTILGELGTYGTSGVLPLRMKIDYFHRDLMLGDWGRWYSELAASWMWISGLSGFFLFLIKYKKSMAGKLLRRHVFIGLFSLFALIFLSITGLTWSKWAGSTISTIRKSLSWHTPSPKRLISPTQDLNIAHSLDKVFEISKRNGIDSAFIEIVPPKNNTSAWFIREIERKFPPKVDSITIHPQSFEVLDSAYFKDFNLMAKLTRYGIDFHMGNLFGVFNQILLTLFGCAIIYLIISGYKIYFRRLKAKKLFAPNNSLIEIFKRQPMANKLLIASTIAILCYFLPLLAISLMLILTTEKFYCLRS